The proteins below come from a single Balaenoptera musculus isolate JJ_BM4_2016_0621 chromosome 1, mBalMus1.pri.v3, whole genome shotgun sequence genomic window:
- the SFT2D2 gene encoding vesicle transport protein SFT2B, which translates to MDKLKKVLSGQDTEDRGGLSEVVEATSLSSGTRIKGFIACFAAGILCSLLGTLLLWVPRKGLYLFAVFYTFGNIASLGSTVFLMGPMKQLKRMVEPTRLIATIMVLLCIALTLCSAFWWHNRGLALIFCILQSLALTWYSLSYIPFARDAVKKCFAVCLA; encoded by the exons ATGGACAAGCTGAAGAAGGTGCTGAGTGGGCAGGACACCGAGGACCGGGGCGGCCTGTCCGAG gttGTTGAGGCAACTTCATTAAGCTCGGGCACCAGAATAAAAGGCTTCATTGCCTGTTTTGCTGCAGGAATTCTCTGCTCACTGCTG GGAACTCTTCTGCTCTGGGTGCCCAGGAAGGGACTGTACCTCTTCGCAGTGTTTTACACCTTTGGTAACATCGCATCTCTTGGGAG CACTGTCTTCCTCATGGGACCAATGAAACAGCTGAAGCGAATGGTAGAGCCTACGCGTTTGATTGCAACCATCATGGTGCTG ttgtgcatTGCGCTTACCCTGTGTTCTGCCTTTTGG tGGCACAACAGAGGGCTTGCTCTCATCTTCTGCATTTTGCAATCTCTGGCCCTGACGTG GTATAGCCTTTCCTACATACCATTCGCAAG GGACGCTGTGAAGAAGTGTTTTGCTGTATGTCTTGCATAA